Proteins encoded by one window of Canis lupus dingo isolate Sandy chromosome 10, ASM325472v2, whole genome shotgun sequence:
- the CDK2 gene encoding cyclin-dependent kinase 2 isoform X3 — MENFQKVEKIGEGTYGVVYKAKNKVTGEVVALKKIRLDTETEGVPSTAIREISLLKELNHPNIVKLLDVIHTENKLYLVFEFLHQDLKKFMDASALTGIPLPLIKSYLFQLLQGLAFCHSHRVLHRDLKPQNLLINADGAIKLADFGLARAFGVPVRTYTHEVVTLWYRAPEILLGCKYYSTAVDIWSLGCIFAEMVTRRALFPGDSEIDQLFRIFRTLGTPDEVVWPGVTSMPDYKPSFPKWARQDFSKVVPPLDEDGRSLLSQMLHYDPNKRISAKAALAHPFFQDVTKPVPHLRL, encoded by the exons ATGGAGAACTTCCAAAAAGTGGAAAAGATCGGAGAGGGCACGTACGGAGTTGTGTACAAAGCCAAAAACAAAGTGACGGGAGAAGTGGTGGCGCTTAAAAAAATCCGCCTGGACAC TGAGACGGAGGGTGTACCCAGTACTGCTATACGAGAGATCTCCCTGCTTAAGGAGCTTAACCACCCGAACATTGTCAA GCTATTGGATGTCATccacacagaaaacaaactctACCTGGTTTTTGAATTTCTGCACCAGGATCTGAAGAAATTTATGGATGCTTCTGCTTTGACTGGCATTCCTCTTCCCCTCATCAAG AGCTATCTGTTCCAGCTGCTCCAGGGCCTAGCCTTCTGCCATTCTCATCGGGTTCTGCACCGAGACCTCAAACCTCAGAATCTGCTTATCAACGCAGATGGGGCCATCAAGCTAGCAGACTTTGGATTAGCCAGAGCCTTTGGAGTCCCTGTTCGTACTTACACCCATGAG gtggtgaccctgTGGTACCGAGCACCTGAAATCCTTCTGGGCTGCAAGTACTACTCCACAGCCGTAGATATCTGGAGCTTGGGCTGCATCTTTGCTGAGATG GTGACCCGACGGGCCTTATTCCCTGGAGATTCTGAAATTGACCAACTTTTCCGGATCTTTCGGACTCTGGGGACCCCAGATGAAGTGGTTTGGCCAGGAGTTACTTCTATGCCTGATTATAAGCCGAGTTTCCCCAAGTGGGCCCGGCAAGATTTTAGCAAAGTTGTTCCTCCCTTGGATGAAGATGGACGGAGCTTGCTTTCG CAAATGCTGCACTACGACCCCAACAAGCGGATTTCGGCAAAGGCAGCTCTGGCTCACCCTTTCTTCCAGGATGTGACCAAGCCAGTACCCCACCTTCGACTCTga
- the CDK2 gene encoding cyclin-dependent kinase 2 isoform X2, with the protein MTLTETEGVPSTAIREISLLKELNHPNIVKLLDVIHTENKLYLVFEFLHQDLKKFMDASALTGIPLPLIKSYLFQLLQGLAFCHSHRVLHRDLKPQNLLINADGAIKLADFGLARAFGVPVRTYTHEVVTLWYRAPEILLGCKYYSTAVDIWSLGCIFAEMHLVCTQHHARCCGEHRRNGRHSLCPLCSYLEVAASQGGGMTAVSTPHPVTRRALFPGDSEIDQLFRIFRTLGTPDEVVWPGVTSMPDYKPSFPKWARQDFSKVVPPLDEDGRSLLSQMLHYDPNKRISAKAALAHPFFQDVTKPVPHLRL; encoded by the exons atgaccTTAAC TGAGACGGAGGGTGTACCCAGTACTGCTATACGAGAGATCTCCCTGCTTAAGGAGCTTAACCACCCGAACATTGTCAA GCTATTGGATGTCATccacacagaaaacaaactctACCTGGTTTTTGAATTTCTGCACCAGGATCTGAAGAAATTTATGGATGCTTCTGCTTTGACTGGCATTCCTCTTCCCCTCATCAAG AGCTATCTGTTCCAGCTGCTCCAGGGCCTAGCCTTCTGCCATTCTCATCGGGTTCTGCACCGAGACCTCAAACCTCAGAATCTGCTTATCAACGCAGATGGGGCCATCAAGCTAGCAGACTTTGGATTAGCCAGAGCCTTTGGAGTCCCTGTTCGTACTTACACCCATGAG gtggtgaccctgTGGTACCGAGCACCTGAAATCCTTCTGGGCTGCAAGTACTACTCCACAGCCGTAGATATCTGGAGCTTGGGCTGCATCTTTGCTGAGATG cacCTAGTGTGTACCCAGCACCATGCTAGGTGCTGTGGGGAacacagaagaaatggaagacacAGTCTCTGCCCGCTGTGCTCCTATCTAGAAGTGGCTGCATCACAAGGAGGGGGGATGACCGCAGTGTCTACCCCACACCCC GTGACCCGACGGGCCTTATTCCCTGGAGATTCTGAAATTGACCAACTTTTCCGGATCTTTCGGACTCTGGGGACCCCAGATGAAGTGGTTTGGCCAGGAGTTACTTCTATGCCTGATTATAAGCCGAGTTTCCCCAAGTGGGCCCGGCAAGATTTTAGCAAAGTTGTTCCTCCCTTGGATGAAGATGGACGGAGCTTGCTTTCG CAAATGCTGCACTACGACCCCAACAAGCGGATTTCGGCAAAGGCAGCTCTGGCTCACCCTTTCTTCCAGGATGTGACCAAGCCAGTACCCCACCTTCGACTCTga
- the RAB5B gene encoding ras-related protein Rab-5B has translation MTSRSTARPNGQPQASKICQFKLVLLGESAVGKSSLVLRFVKGQFHEYQESTIGAAFLTQSVCLDDTTVKFEIWDTAGQERYHSLAPMYYRGAQAAIVVYDITNQETFARAKTWVKELQRQASPSIVIALAGNKADLANKRMVEYEEAQAYADDNSLLFMETSAKTAMNVNDLFLAIAKKLPKSEPQNLGGAAGRSRGVDLHEQSQQNKSQCCSN, from the exons ATGACTAGCAGAAGCACAGCCAGGCCCAATGGGCAGCCCCAGGCCAGCAAAATATGCCAGTTCAAATTGGTCCTGCTGGGTGAATCTGCAGTGGGGAAGTCTAGCCTGGTATTACGTTTTGTCAAAGGGCAGTTTCATGAGTACCAGGAGAGCACCATTGGAG CGGCCTTCCTCACCCAGTCTGTTTGTCTAGATGACACAACAGTCAAGTTTGAGATCTGGGACACAGCTGGGCAGGAGCGATACCATAGCTTGGCCCCCATGTACTACAGGGGTGCCCAAGCTGCCATTGTGGTTTATGACATTACTAATCAG GAAACCTTCGCTCGAGCAAAGACCTGGGTAAAGGAACTACAGCGACAGGCCAGTCCTAGCATCGTTATTGCCCTGGCGGGGAACAAAGCTGATCTGGCCAATAAGCGCATGGTGGAGTATGAA GAGGCCCAGGCGTATGCAGATGACAACAGCTTATTGTTTATGGAGACTTCAGCCAAGACAGCTATGAACGTGAACGATCTCTTCCTGGCTATAG CTAAGAAGTTGCCAAAGAGTGAACCCCAGAATCTGGGGGGTGCAGCAGGCCGAAGCCGGGGTGTGGATCTCCATGAGCAGTCCCAGCAGAACAAGAGCCAGTGTTGTAGCAACTGA
- the CDK2 gene encoding cyclin-dependent kinase 2 isoform X1 encodes MENFQKVEKIGEGTYGVVYKAKNKVTGEVVALKKIRLDTETEGVPSTAIREISLLKELNHPNIVKLLDVIHTENKLYLVFEFLHQDLKKFMDASALTGIPLPLIKSYLFQLLQGLAFCHSHRVLHRDLKPQNLLINADGAIKLADFGLARAFGVPVRTYTHEVVTLWYRAPEILLGCKYYSTAVDIWSLGCIFAEMHLVCTQHHARCCGEHRRNGRHSLCPLCSYLEVAASQGGGMTAVSTPHPVTRRALFPGDSEIDQLFRIFRTLGTPDEVVWPGVTSMPDYKPSFPKWARQDFSKVVPPLDEDGRSLLSQMLHYDPNKRISAKAALAHPFFQDVTKPVPHLRL; translated from the exons ATGGAGAACTTCCAAAAAGTGGAAAAGATCGGAGAGGGCACGTACGGAGTTGTGTACAAAGCCAAAAACAAAGTGACGGGAGAAGTGGTGGCGCTTAAAAAAATCCGCCTGGACAC TGAGACGGAGGGTGTACCCAGTACTGCTATACGAGAGATCTCCCTGCTTAAGGAGCTTAACCACCCGAACATTGTCAA GCTATTGGATGTCATccacacagaaaacaaactctACCTGGTTTTTGAATTTCTGCACCAGGATCTGAAGAAATTTATGGATGCTTCTGCTTTGACTGGCATTCCTCTTCCCCTCATCAAG AGCTATCTGTTCCAGCTGCTCCAGGGCCTAGCCTTCTGCCATTCTCATCGGGTTCTGCACCGAGACCTCAAACCTCAGAATCTGCTTATCAACGCAGATGGGGCCATCAAGCTAGCAGACTTTGGATTAGCCAGAGCCTTTGGAGTCCCTGTTCGTACTTACACCCATGAG gtggtgaccctgTGGTACCGAGCACCTGAAATCCTTCTGGGCTGCAAGTACTACTCCACAGCCGTAGATATCTGGAGCTTGGGCTGCATCTTTGCTGAGATG cacCTAGTGTGTACCCAGCACCATGCTAGGTGCTGTGGGGAacacagaagaaatggaagacacAGTCTCTGCCCGCTGTGCTCCTATCTAGAAGTGGCTGCATCACAAGGAGGGGGGATGACCGCAGTGTCTACCCCACACCCC GTGACCCGACGGGCCTTATTCCCTGGAGATTCTGAAATTGACCAACTTTTCCGGATCTTTCGGACTCTGGGGACCCCAGATGAAGTGGTTTGGCCAGGAGTTACTTCTATGCCTGATTATAAGCCGAGTTTCCCCAAGTGGGCCCGGCAAGATTTTAGCAAAGTTGTTCCTCCCTTGGATGAAGATGGACGGAGCTTGCTTTCG CAAATGCTGCACTACGACCCCAACAAGCGGATTTCGGCAAAGGCAGCTCTGGCTCACCCTTTCTTCCAGGATGTGACCAAGCCAGTACCCCACCTTCGACTCTga